In Catellicoccus marimammalium M35/04/3, the following proteins share a genomic window:
- the leuS gene encoding leucine--tRNA ligase: protein MPYNHHKIEKKWQKYWQENHTFKTGEDPEKENFYALDMFPYPSGQGLHVGHPEGYTATDILSRYKRAQGYNVLHPMGWDAFGLPAEQYALDTGNNPADFTQENIDNFKRQINSLGFSYDWDREINTTDPEYYKWTQWIFTKMYEKGLAYEAEIPVNWCPALGTVLANEEVIDGKSERGGHPVYRKPMKQWMLKITAYADRLLEDLDLVDWPESIKDMQRNWIGKSEGAMVRFAVADTEESYEVFTTRPDTLFGVTYSVLAPEHELVAKITTPEQKEAVEAYVEVAAKKSDLDRTDLAKEKSGVFTGAYAIHPITKEKLPIWIGDYVLSSYGTGAIMAVPAHDERDYEFAKQYDLPIRPVIEGGDVEKEAYTGDGRHIHSDFLDGMDKEEAIQAMIQWLEEHQVGHKEITYRLRDWLFSRQRYWGEPIPIIHWEDGTTTAVPEEELPLRLPVTNNIKPSGTGESPLANIEEWVEVVDPKTGMKGRRETNTMPQWAGSSWYFLRYIDPHNKEKLADYDKLEKWLPVDIYIGGAEHAVLHLLYARFWHKFLYDLGVVPTKEPFQKLFNQGMILGENNEKMSKSRGNVVNPDDVVDQYGADTLRLYEMFMGPLDASIAWSENGLEGSHKFLDRVWRLFMNDHDELSDKVQESDDTTLTKVYHQTVKKVSADFDALHFNTAISQMMVFVNEANKANVVPKEYAEGFIQLLAPIAPHICEEIWEALGHNESISYVPWPTYDEEALVENEVEMIVQINGKLKAKFMANVDEDKEVLEKAALALDKVQEQLEGKTIRKVIVIPNKIVNIVAN, encoded by the coding sequence ATGCCTTACAACCATCATAAGATTGAAAAAAAATGGCAAAAATATTGGCAAGAAAACCATACGTTTAAAACTGGGGAAGATCCAGAAAAAGAAAACTTTTATGCCTTAGATATGTTCCCTTATCCATCTGGTCAAGGGTTACACGTTGGGCATCCAGAAGGATATACAGCGACAGATATTTTATCTCGTTATAAACGTGCTCAAGGGTATAATGTATTACACCCAATGGGTTGGGATGCATTTGGTTTACCAGCAGAGCAATATGCGTTAGATACAGGAAATAACCCAGCAGATTTCACACAAGAAAATATTGATAACTTTAAACGTCAAATCAATTCTTTAGGCTTTAGTTATGATTGGGATCGTGAGATCAATACTACAGATCCAGAATACTATAAATGGACACAATGGATTTTCACTAAAATGTATGAAAAAGGCTTAGCCTATGAAGCAGAAATTCCAGTAAACTGGTGCCCAGCTTTAGGAACTGTATTAGCCAATGAAGAGGTTATCGATGGAAAAAGTGAACGTGGTGGACACCCAGTATATCGTAAACCAATGAAACAATGGATGTTAAAAATTACTGCTTATGCAGATCGTTTATTAGAAGACTTAGATCTTGTGGATTGGCCAGAAAGCATTAAAGATATGCAACGCAACTGGATTGGTAAATCTGAAGGAGCAATGGTTCGCTTTGCTGTAGCAGATACAGAAGAATCTTACGAAGTATTTACGACTCGTCCAGATACTTTATTTGGTGTAACTTACTCTGTATTAGCTCCAGAACATGAATTAGTAGCTAAAATTACTACGCCAGAACAAAAAGAAGCAGTGGAAGCTTATGTAGAAGTTGCAGCGAAAAAATCAGATTTAGATCGTACTGATTTAGCAAAAGAAAAATCTGGAGTCTTCACAGGAGCTTATGCGATTCATCCGATTACAAAAGAAAAATTACCAATTTGGATTGGCGATTACGTTTTATCTAGCTATGGTACAGGAGCAATTATGGCCGTTCCAGCACATGACGAACGTGACTACGAGTTTGCTAAACAATATGACTTACCGATTCGCCCAGTGATTGAAGGTGGCGATGTAGAAAAAGAGGCTTACACAGGAGATGGACGCCATATTCATTCTGACTTTTTAGATGGAATGGATAAAGAAGAAGCGATTCAAGCAATGATTCAATGGTTAGAAGAACATCAAGTAGGTCACAAAGAAATTACTTATCGTCTACGTGACTGGTTATTCAGTCGCCAACGTTATTGGGGAGAACCAATTCCAATTATTCATTGGGAAGATGGAACAACAACAGCAGTTCCAGAAGAAGAATTACCACTACGTTTACCAGTAACAAATAATATTAAACCAAGTGGTACTGGAGAATCTCCATTAGCAAATATTGAAGAATGGGTAGAAGTAGTTGATCCAAAAACAGGAATGAAAGGTCGTCGTGAAACAAACACAATGCCACAATGGGCTGGAAGTTCTTGGTATTTCTTACGCTATATCGACCCACATAATAAAGAAAAATTAGCGGATTACGATAAATTAGAAAAATGGTTACCAGTAGACATCTATATCGGTGGAGCAGAACATGCTGTATTACACTTATTATATGCTCGTTTCTGGCATAAATTCCTTTATGATTTAGGTGTAGTTCCAACAAAAGAACCATTCCAAAAATTATTCAACCAAGGAATGATTTTAGGGGAAAATAACGAGAAAATGAGTAAATCTCGTGGAAATGTAGTGAATCCAGATGATGTAGTCGATCAGTATGGCGCCGACACGCTACGCTTATATGAAATGTTTATGGGACCATTAGATGCTTCTATTGCTTGGAGCGAAAATGGCTTAGAAGGAAGCCATAAATTCTTAGATCGCGTATGGCGTTTATTCATGAACGATCATGATGAATTAAGTGATAAAGTTCAAGAATCAGACGATACAACATTGACAAAAGTTTACCATCAAACAGTGAAAAAAGTATCTGCGGACTTTGATGCATTACATTTCAACACAGCCATCTCACAAATGATGGTCTTTGTAAATGAAGCGAATAAAGCTAATGTTGTTCCAAAAGAATATGCAGAAGGATTTATTCAATTATTAGCACCAATTGCGCCTCATATTTGTGAAGAAATTTGGGAAGCATTAGGTCATAACGAATCTATTTCTTATGTTCCATGGCCAACCTATGATGAAGAAGCATTAGTGGAAAATGAAGTAGAAATGATTGTTCAAATCAACGGTAAATTGAAAGCTAAATTCATGGCTAATGTCGATGAAGATAAAGAAGTATTAGAAAAAGCAGCATTAGCTTTAGATAAAGTACAAGAACAATTAGAAGGAAAAACAATCCGTAAAGTCATTGTGATTCCAAACAAAATTGTTAATATTGTTGCTAACTAA
- a CDS encoding phosphatidylglycerol lysyltransferase domain-containing protein gives MKKIWQWVKDHLLWFKIIFIASILFFVVNQLSRILQGMTWHKFMTLLQQQGAMSILSMMILGCVAATPMILYDVATTRLLKTKITTRSLLKEGWIINTINNLVGFGGVVGVTLRANRYMEKEKTKDAIADITKSTLFLLSGLSTLCLIMLGVIYLVPSEAMYRSYTLWLLLGSGYVVLLLLFVARSRKFFRDFSKRTLATFYLASLGQWTGALGIFLWIGYQITKETSIVQIAPLFVVATLIGMLTMVPGGMGTFDVLMILGLNSLGISKEIALMWLLFYRLFYYVIPFISGLILFTKETGTKINRLFAGLPSRFFSKVSHRFVSVILYGSGILMIILSAIPNLSAVSQVVNYIFPFSMHFFDQALNMIVGLLLIGLARGVNDQVKKAYRASLLLLIFCFINTVLATRSWQLMLFFVVTFLLLYLSRHQFYRERFVYSWSALLLDSTIFLFIFIFYGVIGYFTSNVQQGPTLKFWLFPSEKIWFQGLIGLLVAILILVALYHYLSSDVPFGEAYQEQYFLPLAKKYGCDRYQQLAYTGEYRHFYYQKENQIQVILTFFIRANRCILLSTPLGEEKYWKEAMEAFMTQADINDYQVVALFANQKFSLALHELGFKFMNIGEEGFAVAQKAKEKDLDFTEISKEEWVEEYPMLSSYLRKKVSDYPAPKDFWLKKEVLEQNTILAFGQKEARVGYAVITENEQYYSVLGIFTEQEEKEQTVEILQALEQIAQQKGKQLSLEFSPLANVGNSSYAFLEEKWIHVIYNFGNTMTNFEQQRQRLAPYVNEWHHRYLCYRGHQPFIFLLIQCFFRLGKK, from the coding sequence ATGAAAAAAATATGGCAGTGGGTGAAAGATCATCTACTGTGGTTTAAAATTATCTTCATTGCTTCGATTTTGTTCTTTGTTGTCAATCAATTAAGTCGTATTTTACAAGGAATGACTTGGCATAAGTTTATGACTTTATTGCAACAACAAGGCGCAATGTCGATTCTTTCGATGATGATTTTAGGGTGTGTCGCCGCCACACCGATGATTTTATATGATGTAGCGACGACACGGTTGTTAAAAACAAAGATTACTACCCGTTCTTTACTTAAAGAAGGTTGGATTATCAATACGATTAATAACCTAGTAGGTTTTGGTGGAGTCGTTGGTGTCACTTTGCGAGCAAATCGCTATATGGAAAAAGAAAAAACAAAAGATGCGATTGCAGATATTACAAAATCAACACTCTTTCTTTTAAGTGGACTTTCTACGCTTTGTTTGATTATGTTGGGCGTGATTTATCTTGTTCCTAGTGAAGCGATGTATCGCTCGTATACTCTTTGGCTATTATTAGGAAGTGGCTATGTCGTATTGTTACTTTTATTTGTTGCCCGTTCAAGAAAATTTTTCCGTGATTTTTCTAAAAGAACATTAGCTACATTTTACTTGGCTTCTTTAGGACAATGGACAGGCGCATTAGGAATTTTCCTTTGGATTGGGTATCAAATTACAAAAGAAACATCGATTGTCCAAATTGCTCCTCTCTTTGTTGTAGCGACATTGATTGGGATGTTAACGATGGTTCCTGGAGGAATGGGAACCTTTGATGTGTTGATGATTTTAGGATTGAATAGCTTAGGCATTAGTAAAGAAATTGCTTTAATGTGGCTCTTATTCTATCGTCTTTTTTACTATGTCATTCCTTTTATTTCTGGCTTAATTTTATTTACAAAAGAAACAGGAACAAAAATCAATCGTCTATTTGCCGGTTTACCTTCTCGTTTCTTTAGTAAAGTTTCTCATCGTTTTGTTTCGGTGATTTTATATGGCTCAGGAATTTTAATGATTATTTTATCAGCCATTCCTAACTTATCTGCTGTTAGCCAAGTGGTGAATTATATTTTCCCATTTTCAATGCACTTTTTTGACCAAGCATTAAATATGATTGTCGGATTATTACTGATTGGTCTTGCTCGAGGGGTAAATGACCAAGTGAAAAAGGCGTATCGCGCTAGCTTATTATTACTGATTTTTTGCTTTATCAACACCGTGTTGGCGACACGCTCGTGGCAATTGATGCTCTTTTTTGTTGTAACCTTCTTACTATTATATCTATCAAGACATCAATTTTATCGTGAGCGCTTTGTTTATTCTTGGAGTGCATTATTACTAGATAGTACCATCTTTTTATTTATTTTTATTTTTTATGGCGTGATTGGCTACTTTACAAGCAATGTTCAACAAGGACCAACCTTGAAGTTTTGGCTGTTCCCGTCAGAAAAGATTTGGTTCCAAGGATTGATTGGTCTCTTAGTGGCGATTTTGATTTTAGTCGCTTTATACCATTATCTTTCTAGTGATGTACCTTTTGGTGAAGCATATCAAGAGCAATACTTCTTACCATTGGCGAAAAAATATGGTTGTGATCGTTATCAACAACTTGCTTATACTGGAGAATATCGTCACTTTTATTATCAAAAAGAAAATCAAATTCAGGTGATTTTGACGTTCTTTATTCGAGCGAATCGTTGTATTTTACTTTCTACGCCATTAGGGGAAGAAAAGTATTGGAAAGAGGCGATGGAAGCCTTTATGACGCAGGCAGACATTAATGACTATCAAGTAGTTGCTTTGTTTGCCAACCAAAAATTTAGTTTAGCCTTACATGAACTAGGATTTAAATTTATGAATATTGGGGAAGAAGGATTTGCGGTAGCGCAAAAAGCAAAAGAAAAGGATCTTGATTTTACAGAAATTTCCAAAGAAGAGTGGGTAGAAGAGTACCCAATGTTATCTTCTTATTTGCGAAAAAAAGTTTCCGATTATCCTGCTCCTAAAGATTTTTGGCTGAAAAAAGAAGTATTAGAACAAAATACGATTTTAGCTTTTGGTCAAAAAGAGGCTCGTGTGGGCTATGCGGTGATTACAGAAAATGAGCAATATTATAGTGTTCTAGGAATTTTTACAGAGCAAGAAGAAAAAGAGCAAACAGTAGAAATTTTACAAGCGCTAGAACAAATTGCGCAACAGAAAGGAAAACAACTTTCTTTAGAATTTAGTCCTCTAGCAAACGTAGGGAATTCTTCTTATGCCTTTTTAGAAGAAAAATGGATCCATGTGATTTATAACTTTGGGAATACGATGACTAATTTTGAACAACAACGTCAACGTTTAGCTCCTTATGTGAATGAATGGCATCATCGCTATTTATGTTATCGTGGACATCAACCTTTTATTTTCTTACTCATTCAATGTTTTTTCCGCTTAGGTAAGAAATAA
- a CDS encoding peptidylprolyl isomerase produces the protein MKKSMLTIATASLCGLFLLTGCGKKDDYVVSMKGGGITQEQYYNKIKTLETSQQTLQQMVIAKVAEEQCGDKVSDKDVDKELEKIQKQIGGKDKFEQQLKLIGQSESSFKKSLKQQLTIQELLKSNVKVTDDQMKKAFKDFHPEVEAQVICVSEKKKADDLLAKVEKDPKKFGEIAKKESADESAKKDGEITFDSNSTNVPAAVKEAAWKMKDGQISKVIKASTQDPSTLQTIDSYYIIKMNKQQDKGNDYKKYEKELKDIVTQQELSNPTFMQETIKKALKEEDVKVDDKDLQNVLAQFTGASNSDQKDDKKEEK, from the coding sequence ATGAAAAAAAGCATGTTAACTATCGCCACTGCTAGCTTATGTGGTTTATTTTTATTAACTGGGTGTGGTAAGAAAGACGATTATGTCGTATCTATGAAAGGTGGCGGCATTACACAAGAACAATACTATAACAAAATCAAAACTTTAGAAACAAGCCAACAAACTTTACAACAAATGGTTATCGCTAAAGTTGCTGAAGAACAATGTGGAGATAAAGTTTCTGATAAAGATGTAGATAAAGAATTAGAAAAAATCCAAAAACAAATTGGTGGTAAAGATAAATTTGAACAACAATTAAAATTAATTGGTCAATCTGAATCATCATTCAAAAAATCATTAAAACAACAATTAACAATTCAAGAATTATTGAAATCAAATGTTAAAGTCACAGATGATCAAATGAAAAAAGCCTTCAAAGACTTCCATCCAGAAGTAGAAGCACAAGTAATTTGCGTATCTGAAAAGAAAAAAGCTGATGATTTATTAGCTAAAGTTGAAAAAGATCCTAAGAAATTTGGCGAAATTGCGAAGAAAGAATCTGCAGATGAAAGCGCGAAAAAAGATGGAGAAATTACTTTTGACTCTAACTCTACAAACGTTCCTGCCGCAGTAAAAGAAGCTGCATGGAAAATGAAAGATGGACAAATCTCTAAAGTAATTAAAGCATCAACACAAGATCCATCTACTTTACAAACGATTGATTCTTACTACATTATCAAAATGAATAAACAACAAGATAAAGGTAACGACTATAAGAAATATGAAAAAGAATTAAAAGATATCGTTACTCAACAAGAATTATCTAACCCTACATTCATGCAAGAAACAATTAAGAAAGCATTGAAAGAAGAAGATGTTAAAGTTGATGACAAAGACTTACAAAATGTCTTAGCTCAATTTACAGGTGCTTCTAATAGCGACCAAAAAGATGACAAAAAAGAAGAAAAATAA
- a CDS encoding YtxH domain-containing protein, translated as MLGTVLSTLLGVATGAIVGVFEAPTSGKELRRKIVDETKHLSSDLHEVQDSLNDVRQSFHHLTQTLQTVIPQMKEDVEELKRAAEFQLNPRIQRVQQSIQILQQDLAAAKGEEEVKNIIVSPLTLRAPSYFVYEQLLDQKAMQKRRTKKK; from the coding sequence ATGTTAGGCACTGTATTATCAACACTTTTAGGTGTAGCGACAGGCGCTATAGTCGGTGTGTTTGAAGCACCCACTTCCGGAAAAGAATTGCGACGAAAAATCGTTGATGAAACAAAGCATCTTTCTTCAGATTTACATGAAGTACAAGATTCATTAAATGATGTTCGCCAATCTTTCCACCATTTAACTCAGACATTGCAGACGGTGATTCCACAAATGAAAGAAGATGTGGAAGAATTAAAGCGTGCTGCTGAATTTCAATTGAATCCACGAATTCAACGGGTACAACAAAGTATTCAAATCTTACAACAAGATCTTGCAGCAGCGAAAGGAGAAGAAGAAGTGAAAAACATCATTGTTTCTCCTTTAACATTACGTGCACCAAGTTATTTTGTGTATGAACAACTGTTGGACCAAAAAGCAATGCAAAAAAGAAGAACGAAGAAAAAATAA
- a CDS encoding HIT family protein, producing MKDCIFCKIAQKEIPSYKIYEDDVVYAFLDLSQVTPGHTLVIPKTHCQDIFEYDATLAGEVFARIPKIARALQAAFPEMKGLNILNNNRELAGQTVFHSHIHLLPRYAQNDGLTIEFTDHSSQYTEEEMKRIANRIAEELEGEK from the coding sequence ATGAAGGATTGTATTTTTTGTAAAATCGCCCAAAAGGAAATTCCAAGTTACAAAATCTATGAAGATGATGTTGTTTACGCTTTCTTAGATTTAAGTCAAGTAACCCCAGGGCACACATTAGTTATTCCAAAAACGCATTGCCAAGATATTTTTGAATATGATGCAACCTTAGCGGGTGAAGTATTTGCACGCATTCCTAAAATTGCTCGTGCTTTACAAGCTGCTTTTCCAGAAATGAAAGGATTAAATATCTTAAATAATAACCGAGAATTAGCTGGACAAACGGTCTTCCATTCTCATATTCATTTACTACCTCGCTATGCACAAAATGATGGATTAACAATTGAATTTACGGACCATTCTTCTCAATATACCGAAGAAGAAATGAAGCGTATCGCTAACCGTATCGCCGAAGAATTAGAAGGAGAAAAATAA
- a CDS encoding ABC transporter ATP-binding protein, with the protein MGLKIENLTGGYGSFPVLKEVSLEVNNGELVGLIGLNGAGKSTLIKHIIGLLSPMKGKIEVDGDTLKTAEKKYYSHIGFIPETPSLYEELTLKEHIEVTAMAYDIPMDVAWERVKPLLKKFRLEEKLDWFPVHFSKGMKQKVMILCAFMIEPTLCIIDEPFLGLDPLAIDSLLQLMVEAKEAGAAILMSTHILATAEKFCDRFIVLHEGKVLATGTLEELQAQFSMPNASLDEIYLSLTKENMHG; encoded by the coding sequence ATGGGGTTAAAAATTGAAAATTTAACGGGGGGATATGGTAGTTTTCCCGTATTAAAAGAAGTCTCTTTAGAGGTCAATAATGGGGAACTTGTCGGATTGATTGGTCTAAATGGGGCTGGGAAAAGTACCTTAATTAAACATATTATTGGATTATTATCACCAATGAAAGGAAAAATTGAAGTCGATGGCGATACGCTAAAGACAGCAGAAAAAAAATATTATTCTCATATTGGCTTTATTCCAGAAACACCAAGTCTGTATGAAGAACTAACATTAAAAGAGCATATTGAAGTTACAGCGATGGCTTACGATATTCCAATGGATGTGGCATGGGAGCGAGTGAAGCCTCTATTAAAAAAATTCCGCTTAGAAGAAAAATTAGATTGGTTCCCAGTGCATTTTTCAAAAGGGATGAAACAAAAGGTAATGATTTTATGTGCGTTCATGATTGAACCGACATTATGTATTATTGATGAACCTTTTTTAGGGTTAGATCCTTTAGCGATTGATTCTTTACTACAGTTAATGGTGGAAGCAAAAGAAGCGGGAGCAGCTATTTTAATGTCTACTCATATTTTAGCTACCGCAGAAAAATTCTGTGATCGTTTTATTGTTCTACATGAAGGAAAAGTATTAGCAACAGGAACGTTAGAAGAATTGCAAGCTCAATTTTCAATGCCAAATGCTAGCTTAGATGAGATTTATTTATCATTAACAAAGGAGAATATGCATGGATAA
- a CDS encoding ABC transporter permease, giving the protein MDKLYQERIRLQRKKMMRYLRYVFNDHITAILFILFGGLALYYANWIKTLEKGNIAFLWLYVLLFTVLLSVGKLATYLQRADMVFLLPKTYELPKYLQKAKKQSYALPAVVLILAFVAYLPLLFTVHSWSIVSLILLGGQLLLLKAIDLIRQEKALFSSKEHAVYYYLFAAITLAISVIVSPLFGFVATILLFAIQWAIKDKEAFFQWEKAVQYEEKRMQRIYRFFALFTDVPDVTTKVKRRAYFDPWLNRMKKDAAHTYDYLYWRELIRNNEYIGLFIRLTLITLLFLWLRPSKGVLIIGAMAFLYLLLLQIQPIRHAFDYVLAIHLYPVKEKEQQAALQRIYFWISFAFAVPVAAMSWYVADIATAGIVFILLLLEEVVLYRLSWKKKK; this is encoded by the coding sequence ATGGATAAATTATACCAAGAGCGGATTCGTCTCCAAAGAAAGAAAATGATGCGCTATTTGCGCTATGTTTTTAATGATCACATTACAGCGATTCTTTTTATTTTATTTGGTGGACTCGCTTTATATTATGCGAATTGGATTAAGACCTTAGAAAAAGGAAATATCGCTTTTTTATGGCTATATGTTCTATTATTTACCGTATTGTTATCGGTTGGAAAACTAGCTACGTATCTTCAACGTGCAGATATGGTCTTTTTATTACCAAAAACTTATGAGTTACCGAAGTATTTGCAAAAAGCAAAGAAACAATCTTACGCTTTACCTGCTGTAGTATTAATTCTTGCTTTTGTAGCTTATCTTCCTTTATTATTTACTGTTCATTCTTGGTCCATCGTGTCTCTGATTTTACTTGGAGGACAATTGCTTTTATTAAAAGCTATCGACCTTATTCGCCAAGAAAAAGCTTTATTTTCATCAAAAGAACATGCGGTATATTATTATCTTTTTGCCGCAATTACACTTGCTATATCGGTTATCGTGTCGCCGCTATTTGGCTTTGTGGCAACCATTCTTTTATTTGCCATTCAATGGGCAATCAAAGATAAGGAAGCATTTTTCCAATGGGAAAAGGCAGTTCAATATGAGGAAAAACGAATGCAACGAATTTATCGCTTCTTTGCCTTATTTACGGATGTGCCAGATGTAACAACAAAAGTAAAACGCAGAGCCTATTTTGATCCATGGTTAAATCGAATGAAAAAAGATGCGGCTCATACCTATGATTATTTATATTGGCGAGAATTGATTCGTAATAATGAATATATTGGATTATTTATTCGTTTAACATTGATTACCCTTCTTTTCTTATGGTTACGACCTTCTAAAGGAGTCCTTATCATTGGCGCGATGGCTTTCTTATACTTACTACTATTACAAATACAACCTATCCGTCATGCTTTTGATTATGTGTTAGCGATTCATTTATATCCAGTTAAAGAAAAAGAACAGCAGGCCGCATTACAAAGAATTTATTTTTGGATTTCCTTTGCTTTTGCTGTACCTGTCGCAGCGATGAGTTGGTATGTCGCCGACATAGCGACAGCTGGAATCGTTTTTATTCTTTTGTTACTTGAAGAAGTAGTCCTTTATCGCTTATCATGGAAGAAAAAGAAATAG
- the trmB gene encoding tRNA (guanosine(46)-N7)-methyltransferase TrmB: MRVRNKPQALAMLEKYPQYVIQNPEDYRGKWQTLFEKEQPLHIEVGSGKGRFINEMAKAHPEINYIGIEMNKNVLVNALDKLVESEVPNLKLLLVDGRNLNEYFADGEVHQLYLNFSDPWPKTRHEKRRLTYRSFLETYEQILQPNGEIHFKTDNRGLFEYSLASFSQYGMIIKQVWLDLHASDFAGNIMTEYEEKFSSRGQVIYRVEAYFPEKKEK, encoded by the coding sequence GTGCGTGTGCGAAATAAACCACAAGCCTTAGCAATGTTAGAAAAATATCCGCAATATGTCATTCAAAACCCAGAAGACTATCGTGGAAAATGGCAAACATTATTTGAAAAAGAACAACCATTACATATCGAGGTCGGATCAGGGAAAGGTCGTTTCATTAATGAAATGGCAAAAGCACATCCTGAAATTAATTATATCGGGATTGAAATGAATAAAAATGTCCTTGTGAATGCCTTAGATAAATTAGTTGAATCAGAAGTACCGAATTTAAAATTACTATTGGTAGATGGTCGTAATTTGAATGAATACTTTGCGGATGGAGAAGTTCATCAATTGTATTTGAATTTTTCTGATCCATGGCCAAAAACACGTCATGAAAAAAGAAGATTAACTTATCGTTCTTTTTTAGAAACGTATGAACAGATTTTACAACCGAATGGAGAAATTCATTTTAAAACAGATAATCGAGGATTATTTGAATATTCATTGGCGAGTTTCTCACAATATGGCATGATTATTAAACAAGTTTGGTTAGATTTACATGCCAGTGATTTTGCAGGAAATATTATGACAGAATACGAAGAGAAGTTTTCTAGTCGTGGGCAAGTGATTTATCGTGTAGAAGCTTACTTCCCAGAGAAAAAAGAAAAATAA
- the pepA gene encoding glutamyl aminopeptidase, protein MTEDLFAQIKEITEIQATSGNEGPMRDFLVQQMKGKVDEIQFDGLGGVFGIKYSKKENAKTVMVAAHMDEVGFMLTRIRENGMLNVVPLGGWNPYVVSAQRFTLQTKEGDIPVISSSIPPHLLRGTNGQANVEVSEILFDAGFTSKEEALSYGVRPGDPIIPQSETILTANGKNVISKAWDNRYGCLVVKMLLEELQDVDLDVNLVIGANIQEEVGLRGATASATKFKPDLFFAVDCSAANDIETKTNTFGHLGEGFLIRIQDPRFLMLPRMRDYILEIAEKHDIPHQYYVSKGGTDAAAAHQANEGIPSAVIGVVARYIHTHQGMFNIEDFLAAKKALKEILLDLNTEKVNQIVYGEYGDGTIKG, encoded by the coding sequence ATGACAGAAGATTTATTTGCCCAAATTAAAGAAATTACGGAAATTCAGGCCACAAGTGGTAATGAAGGACCAATGCGTGACTTTTTAGTCCAACAAATGAAAGGCAAAGTGGATGAAATCCAATTTGATGGATTGGGTGGTGTTTTTGGCATTAAATATAGCAAAAAAGAAAATGCCAAAACAGTTATGGTTGCGGCTCACATGGATGAAGTTGGATTTATGTTGACTCGTATTCGTGAAAACGGAATGTTAAACGTTGTACCATTAGGAGGATGGAATCCTTACGTAGTAAGTGCACAACGCTTTACATTACAAACAAAAGAAGGAGATATCCCAGTCATCTCTTCTTCTATTCCACCTCATTTATTACGTGGAACAAATGGTCAAGCTAATGTAGAAGTATCAGAAATTTTATTTGATGCTGGTTTTACTTCTAAAGAAGAAGCACTATCTTATGGTGTACGTCCAGGAGATCCAATTATCCCACAAAGTGAAACAATTTTAACAGCAAATGGTAAAAATGTGATTTCTAAAGCTTGGGATAACCGTTATGGCTGCTTAGTAGTCAAAATGTTATTAGAAGAATTACAAGATGTAGATTTAGATGTCAACTTAGTCATTGGAGCAAACATCCAAGAAGAAGTAGGTCTACGTGGAGCAACAGCTTCAGCTACAAAATTCAAACCTGATTTATTCTTCGCGGTAGATTGCTCTGCAGCTAATGATATTGAGACAAAAACAAATACTTTTGGTCATCTAGGAGAAGGATTCTTAATCCGTATTCAAGATCCACGTTTCTTAATGTTACCACGCATGCGTGATTACATTTTAGAAATTGCCGAAAAACATGATATTCCACATCAATATTATGTTTCTAAAGGCGGCACAGATGCAGCAGCAGCTCATCAAGCCAACGAAGGAATTCCAAGTGCAGTGATTGGTGTAGTTGCTCGTTATATCCATACGCATCAAGGAATGTTTAATATCGAAGATTTCTTAGCTGCGAAAAAAGCCTTGAAAGAAATTTTACTAGACTTAAACACAGAAAAAGTAAATCAAATTGTATATGGAGAATACGGCGATGGAACAATTAAAGGATAA